One Pyrofollis japonicus DNA window includes the following coding sequences:
- a CDS encoding carbohydrate ABC transporter permease, with product MADSERIKQILFFLSPALALVVVFYIIPLILAVYLGFTPLRDWNLKAYMGKFTTQSYEYLFYLVTHDPDVSKVVKTTIVFTSATLIVNVLGGLLLALAAFFMEESVSLTYRSLWLLPRLTPVAVYSLLWYYFFLGSGEGTLNSLLLRLGLIDHPIAWGTDPSLQPAGTWLILIVVNGFVGVSFGMIIFYSALKSIPREQIIAARIDGANTFQLIRRILLPQIRWHLVYVTIWQLLSLLTTFAHIFLLTEWGVVDRWWGTTWALYVFNEAFSAGEQGVAAAAATILVAIGAVLGLLSLRLLGFKKMMQEPRGEI from the coding sequence ATGGCGGACAGCGAGAGGATTAAGCAAATACTGTTTTTCCTCTCCCCGGCCCTAGCTCTCGTCGTAGTCTTCTACATAATACCTCTCATCCTTGCAGTATATCTTGGTTTCACTCCTCTCCGCGACTGGAATCTGAAAGCCTATATGGGCAAATTTACTACCCAGAGCTACGAGTACTTATTTTACCTCGTGACGCACGACCCCGACGTAAGCAAAGTCGTCAAAACCACGATAGTATTTACCTCGGCCACGCTCATCGTAAACGTGCTCGGAGGCCTCCTCTTAGCACTAGCAGCGTTCTTCATGGAGGAATCGGTCTCGCTCACGTATCGCAGCCTGTGGCTTCTCCCAAGGCTTACACCAGTTGCCGTATACTCGCTCCTATGGTACTACTTCTTCCTAGGGAGCGGTGAGGGGACGCTTAACAGCCTCCTCCTACGCCTAGGCCTAATAGACCACCCGATCGCATGGGGTACTGATCCCTCCCTTCAGCCAGCCGGTACGTGGCTCATACTCATAGTTGTGAACGGTTTTGTCGGCGTCAGCTTCGGGATGATAATCTTCTATAGTGCCTTGAAGAGCATACCGCGCGAACAGATAATAGCGGCAAGGATTGATGGGGCAAACACGTTTCAGCTTATTCGGCGCATACTGCTACCACAAATAAGGTGGCACCTCGTATACGTTACTATCTGGCAGCTACTCAGCCTACTAACGACGTTCGCACACATCTTTTTGCTGACAGAGTGGGGTGTGGTAGACCGCTGGTGGGGTACAACCTGGGCGCTCTACGTCTTTAACGAGGCCTTTAGCGCCGGGGAGCAAGGCGTCGCAGCGGCTGCTGCAACGATACTAGTGGCGATAGGAGCTGTGCTCGGCCTCCTCTCGCTGAGGCTGCTTGGGTTCAAGAAGATGATGCAGGAGCCGCGGGGTGAGATATGA
- a CDS encoding extracellular solute-binding protein, giving the protein MASRTAWIVATIVIILIIAGAAWYYAAKGGKGTQTTTATSSPAPSTTAPQTTSTPTTSAAPAKPELTGNIEKDIVSIAKYLAAQGIHQVEFRVASAGDPNSVMRVYAISEAAYRLNKIVESKGIDFKIVIKTEFRRGGGDKLAQDFETGFQANKNPDIMANSYKWIARFAEEGYILDITPYVEKYSEFIKDFYPSLLNAVKWKGKYYGLPQDTEARPLYWRTDVAQCIKEKTGEDILANLYDKVKSGEVTWHEVYKYAKLAVENKCSQWGVLHRKGSAHPDLIQFIFAFGGQLEDPATGKLVVDVPAVYKWLYVEWKMARDGLIPKDMMSWDWAKQIHPAVVCGKTLIWIGGTWHWTEWQTKPYCNGRPLTAEEVKRYFYYTLFPAGDHGDKPVTLSQPFVWMIASNAGKDNKDYAKYKDVYHMIAFLLIVKASDPDLVAIHSIISAHLPVTKKAAELINDKAWVQKLANLEIELSPEVKNAIADIVKKTVNDINVEFLANASKLLEYTKLTPMHPLYPKLADIFRDAVDKVLRGEMTPDKAVEYIISKVKADPELSKATEIKGEIPTNWQYP; this is encoded by the coding sequence ATGGCTTCTCGCACCGCGTGGATAGTTGCAACCATAGTCATTATATTAATCATCGCGGGCGCCGCATGGTACTATGCCGCAAAGGGCGGAAAAGGTACACAGACAACTACAGCAACTTCTAGCCCGGCGCCGAGCACAACAGCACCGCAGACAACATCTACTCCAACAACGTCGGCTGCCCCGGCCAAGCCGGAGCTTACTGGCAACATCGAGAAGGACATTGTCTCTATAGCAAAGTACCTTGCTGCCCAAGGAATCCACCAGGTAGAGTTCAGAGTCGCCAGCGCGGGTGACCCCAACAGCGTTATGAGAGTATATGCTATCAGTGAGGCCGCCTACCGGCTCAACAAGATCGTTGAGAGCAAGGGCATCGACTTCAAGATAGTGATTAAGACGGAGTTTAGGAGAGGCGGCGGCGACAAGCTTGCACAGGACTTCGAGACAGGGTTCCAGGCCAACAAGAACCCAGACATCATGGCCAACAGCTACAAGTGGATAGCGAGATTCGCTGAGGAGGGCTACATACTCGACATAACGCCCTACGTTGAAAAGTACAGCGAGTTCATCAAGGACTTCTATCCGAGCCTACTCAACGCTGTCAAGTGGAAGGGCAAGTACTATGGCCTCCCACAGGACACGGAGGCAAGACCTCTCTACTGGCGCACCGATGTAGCACAGTGCATTAAGGAGAAGACCGGTGAGGACATACTCGCCAACCTCTACGATAAGGTGAAGAGCGGAGAAGTCACTTGGCACGAAGTATACAAGTACGCCAAGCTAGCTGTCGAGAACAAGTGTTCGCAGTGGGGCGTACTACACAGAAAGGGTAGTGCACACCCAGACCTCATACAGTTCATATTCGCATTCGGCGGCCAGCTAGAGGACCCTGCTACGGGCAAGCTAGTAGTAGACGTTCCTGCTGTGTATAAGTGGCTCTACGTTGAGTGGAAGATGGCCAGAGACGGCCTAATCCCGAAGGACATGATGAGCTGGGACTGGGCTAAGCAAATACACCCAGCAGTAGTCTGTGGTAAGACTCTCATCTGGATAGGTGGTACCTGGCACTGGACAGAGTGGCAGACAAAGCCATACTGTAACGGCAGGCCCCTGACCGCCGAGGAGGTAAAGAGGTACTTCTACTACACCTTGTTCCCGGCAGGTGATCATGGAGACAAGCCGGTGACGCTCAGTCAGCCATTCGTATGGATGATAGCGAGCAATGCTGGAAAGGACAACAAGGACTACGCTAAATACAAGGATGTATACCACATGATAGCGTTCCTGCTAATAGTGAAAGCTAGCGACCCAGACCTAGTAGCGATACACAGCATTATCAGCGCACACCTACCAGTAACCAAGAAGGCAGCAGAGCTAATCAACGACAAGGCATGGGTACAGAAGCTAGCCAACCTAGAGATAGAGCTAAGCCCCGAGGTAAAGAACGCCATAGCCGACATAGTGAAGAAGACTGTTAACGACATAAACGTTGAGTTCCTTGCCAATGCTAGCAAGCTACTAGAATACACAAAGCTAACACCAATGCACCCACTATACCCGAAGCTAGCCGACATCTTCCGCGACGCAGTAGACAAGGTGCTCCGTGGCGAGATGACGCCAGACAAGGCAGTCGAGTACATCATCAGCAAGGTTAAAGCCGACCCCGAGCTAAGCAAGGCAACAGAGATCAAGGGCGAGATACCGACGAACTGGCAATACCCTTAG